The Leclercia sp. S52 genome has a segment encoding these proteins:
- the glmU gene encoding bifunctional UDP-N-acetylglucosamine diphosphorylase/glucosamine-1-phosphate N-acetyltransferase GlmU: MLNNAMSVVILAAGKGTRMYSDLPKVLHTLAGKAMVQHVIDAANEMGANQVHLVYGHGGDLLKQTLRDDKLNWVLQAEQLGTGHAMQQAAPFFSDDEDILMLYGDVPLISVETLVRLRAAKPQGGIGLLTVKLDDPSGYGRITRENGKVTGIVEHKDATDAQREIQEINTGILIANGADMKRWLSQLNNNNAQGEFYITDIIAMAHQEGREIAAVHPARISETDGVNNRLQLSRLERIYQSEQAEKLLLAGVMLRDPSRFDLRGVLNHGRDVEIDTNVILEGNVTLGNRVKIGTGCVIKNSVIGDDCEISPYSVVEDAHLEAACTIGPFARLRPGAELLEGAHVGNFVEMKKARLGKGSKAGHLTYLGDAEIGDNVNIGAGTITCNYDGANKFKTIIGDDVFVGSDSQLVAPVTIGKGVTIAAGTTVTRDVAENELVISRVPQVHKQGWKRPVKK, from the coding sequence ATGTTGAATAATGCAATGAGCGTGGTCATTCTTGCCGCAGGCAAAGGCACCCGCATGTATTCCGATCTTCCAAAAGTGCTGCACACCCTGGCAGGGAAAGCGATGGTGCAGCATGTCATTGATGCCGCTAATGAAATGGGCGCAAACCAGGTTCATCTTGTCTACGGTCACGGTGGCGATCTGCTGAAGCAGACGCTGCGTGATGACAAGCTCAACTGGGTGTTACAGGCAGAACAGTTGGGTACCGGTCACGCCATGCAGCAGGCCGCGCCGTTCTTCTCCGACGACGAAGATATTCTGATGCTTTACGGCGACGTGCCGCTGATCTCCGTCGAGACGCTGGTTCGCCTGCGTGCCGCGAAGCCGCAGGGCGGTATTGGTCTGCTGACCGTTAAGCTGGACGATCCCTCCGGTTATGGCCGTATCACCCGTGAAAACGGCAAGGTGACGGGCATTGTCGAGCACAAAGATGCCACCGACGCGCAGCGTGAAATCCAGGAAATTAACACCGGTATTCTGATCGCCAATGGCGCAGACATGAAACGCTGGCTGTCGCAGTTGAACAATAACAACGCGCAGGGCGAATTCTATATCACCGATATCATCGCGATGGCGCATCAGGAAGGGCGTGAGATTGCCGCCGTTCATCCGGCGCGTATCAGCGAAACGGACGGCGTGAATAACCGCCTGCAGCTCTCCCGTCTTGAGCGTATTTATCAGTCTGAGCAGGCAGAAAAACTGCTGCTGGCGGGCGTAATGTTGCGCGATCCGTCGCGTTTCGATCTGCGTGGCGTGCTTAATCACGGGCGCGACGTCGAGATTGATACTAACGTTATTCTGGAAGGCAACGTAACGCTGGGTAACCGCGTCAAAATTGGCACCGGTTGCGTAATAAAAAACAGCGTGATTGGCGACGACTGCGAAATCAGCCCTTACAGTGTGGTGGAAGATGCCCACCTGGAAGCCGCCTGTACTATCGGGCCGTTCGCCCGTCTGCGTCCGGGTGCTGAGCTGCTGGAAGGCGCTCACGTTGGCAACTTCGTTGAAATGAAAAAAGCGCGTCTGGGCAAGGGCTCTAAAGCCGGTCATCTGACCTATCTGGGCGATGCGGAGATTGGCGATAACGTTAACATCGGCGCCGGAACTATCACCTGCAACTACGACGGCGCGAACAAGTTTAAAACCATCATTGGCGACGACGTGTTTGTCGGATCCGATTCGCAGCTGGTGGCGCCCGTGACTATCGGTAAAGGCGTGACCATTGCCGCGGGCACGACCGTGACGCGCGATGTGGCGGAAAATGAGCTGGTCATCAGCCGCGTGCCACAGGTTCACAAGCAGGGCTGGAAACGCCCGGTGAAGAAGTAA